A genomic window from Ursus arctos isolate Adak ecotype North America unplaced genomic scaffold, UrsArc2.0 scaffold_25, whole genome shotgun sequence includes:
- the DNAL1 gene encoding dynein axonemal light chain 1, translating to MAKATTIKEALARWEEKTSQKPSEAKEIKLYAQIPPIEKMDASLSTLANCEKLSLSTNCIEKIANLNGLKNLRILSLGRNNIKNLNGLEAVGDTLEELWISYNFIEKLKGIHVMKKLKILYMSNNLVKDWAEFVKLAELPCLEDLVFVGNPLEEKHSADGNWIEEATKRVPKLKKLDGTPVIKEDEEEDN from the exons GAAGAGAAAACTAGTCAGAAGCCATCCGAAGCCAAAGAGATAAAGCTTTATGCTCAGATTCCCCCTATAGAGAAGATGGATGCATCCTTGTCCACACTTGCTAATTGCGA gaAGCTTTCACTGTCTACAAACTGCATTGAAAAAATTGCCAACCTCAATGGCTTAA aAAACTTAAGGATATTGTCTTTAGGAAGAAACAACATAAAGAACTTAAATGGACTG gaaGCAGTAGGGGACACATTAGAAGAACTGTGGATCTCCTACAATTTTATTGAGAAGTTGAAAGGGATCCATgtaatgaagaaattgaagattcTCTACATGTCTAATAACCTAGTGAAAGACTGGG CTGAATTTGTGAAGCTGGCAGAATTGCCGTGCCTGGAAGACCTGGTGTTTGTAGGCAATCCCTTGGAAGAGAAGCATTCTGCTGATGGGAACTGGATTGAAGAGGCGACCAAGAGAGTTCCCAAACTGAAAAAGCTGGATG gtaCCCCAGTAATTAaagaggatgaggaagaagatAACTAA